In the Magnolia sinica isolate HGM2019 chromosome 15, MsV1, whole genome shotgun sequence genome, one interval contains:
- the LOC131226804 gene encoding disease resistance protein RGA2-like, translating to MLIRFWICTNPSPLPTGIAAERLKFHLREGVVDRPGNTEGKLQTASFVIESEVYGRDQDKEKTVELLIHVSTQEDVSIIPIVGMGGLGKTTLAQFTYNDERVAKHFELRMWVCVSDDFDVRRLTKTILESATDGKHDLLELDLLQRCLQEKLRGKKFLLVLDDVWDENPENWDQLKQFLRGGARGSKIIVTTRSEKVASIMGTLPPHHLPRLSEDDCLSLFMQRAFGHGRQEPPNLVMHAKEIVKKCGGVPLAAKALGGLMRFKTDEREWLFVKESEIWNIPEEESGILPALRLSYFHLPSNLKQCFAYCSIFPKDHIIDKKKLILLWMAEGFIQPSDGSKQMEDIGGEYFNNLLWRSFFQDVKKDEDGNILWCKMHDLVHDLACSVAGNECSVVQVKNAVSIPDIHRRLFMLGEHYEWVLTVPKASRKANHLRTLLLDGRQTFSIPRNLLIHFMCLRVLDLSLAPVTTEMLVSISSLKHVRYLNISCRQIRALHESISTLHHLQTLILSRCFDLAELPRDMSKMTSLRHLEISPYDKLTHMPANMGQLKLLQTLPIFIVGKDNGCGIRELQGLNLGGNLTIRNLENVMCAADAQEANLKNKPNLCMLRFSWGQDIDLQLEGNVEQTLEGLRPHQNLKRLTVEEYMGVRFPYWMCSSSLPNLIKVSVINCRRCEQLPPLSHLPFLQVLVIRGMDAVKSIGKHFYGDDVTEAFPSLKEVTIQDMPNLEEWSGSNGRVLPCLNQLTVGGCPKLTTLPCLPSPKELVLMDSNEMLLGSVANLTSLSSLKVEGFRELRSLPDGELGNLAALESLSICRCDKLALLPEELQSLTSLRVLSIDGCNGLTSLRLQGLSSLQSLLIQGCESLTSLIGGLQHLTALQSLEIKYCRELEYLPEGMQHLTSLRKLTIWSCQKLTCLPEGLRHVTTLEYLSIGGMTPPEWIGNLSSLRRLEIYHCDKLTCLPSGLQLLTNLEQLKIWGWRSLTALPEWIGNLSSLRYLEIYECHKLECLPSGLQLLTNLQRLRITDCPQLEKRCKKEKGDDWHYIAHIPYIEIGYPKYQSRREGEWCGRLLELKRKCINALLPTSSSNCKYYLIHSTLSMLAAD from the exons ATGCTcatacggttttggatttgcacaaatccatcaCCGCTTCCAACAGGGATTGCAGCAGAGAGGTTGAAGTTCCATTTGAGAGAGGGAGTTGTAGATCGGCCAGGCAATACTGAAGGGAAACTACAAACCGCCTCTTTTGTGATTGAGTCAGAAGTTTATGGAAGAGACCAAGATAAGGAGAAAACCGTAGAGTTGTTGATTCATGTCAGtactcaagaagatgtctcgatcATCCCCATAGTCGGTATGGGGGGCCTTGGGAAGACCACACTTGCTCAATTCACTTACAATGACGAGAGGGTAGCGAAGCATTTCGAGCTGAGAATGTGGGTTTGTGTGTCGGATGACTTTGATGTGAGGAGGCTAACAAAAACAATTTTAGAGTCTGCTACCGATGGGAAACATGATCTCCTAGAATTGGATTTACTGCAGCGTTGCCTCCAAGAAAAGCTACGTGGGAAGAAGTTTTTACTTGTGTTGGATGACGTGTGGGATGAAAATCCCGAGAACTGGGATCAGTTGAAACAATTTCTCAGAGGAGGTGCGAGGGGTAGTAAAATCATAGTAACTACCCGTAGTGAAAAAGTTGCTTCGATCATGGGCACTCTCCCTCCGCACCATTTGCCAAGACTCTCAGAGGATGATTGTTTGTCTCTGTTCATGCAACGAGCCTTTGGGCATGGAAGACAAGAACCTCCAAACCTCGTAATGCATGCAAAGGAAATTGTAAAGAAGTGCGGGGGCGTCCCTTTGGCAGCGAAGGCATTGGGCGGCTTGATGCGCTTTAAAACAGATGAAAGAGAGTGGCTGTTTGTCAAAGAAAGTGAAATTTGGAATATACCTGAAGAAGAGAGTGGCATTTTACCTGCTCTGAGATTGAGTTATTTTCATCTTCCATCAAATTTGAAGCAATGCTTTGCATACTGCTCAATATTTCCGAAAGATCATATAATCGATAAGAAGAAACTAATCCTATTATGGATGGCAGAAGGTTTCATTCAACCATCTGATGGAAGTAAACAAATGGAAGATATCGGTGGAGAGTATTTCAATAATCTATTATGGCGGTCCTTCTTTCAGGATGTTAAGAAAGATGAAGATGGGAATATATTATGGTGCAAGATGCATGACCTTGTGCATGATCTTGCATGCTCTGTTGCAGGGAACGAATGTTCAGTTGTACAGGTGAAGAATGCAGTGAGTATCCCCGACATACATCGCCGTTTGTTCATGTTGGGTGAGCATTATGAATGGGTCCTAACAGTCCCAAAGGCCTCAAGGAAAGCAAACCATTTGCGAACACTGCTTCTGGATGGAAGACAGACTTTCAGCATCCCTCGTAATCTTTTAATACATTTCATGTGCTTACGGgtgttagatttaagtttagCGCCTGTCACTACGGAGATGTTGGTTTCAATTAGCAGTTTGAAGCATGTAAGATACCTCAACATCTCTTGTCGTCAAATACGAGCCCTTCATGAATCCATTAGCACCCTTCACCATTTGCAAACCTTGATACTCTCGCGGTGCTTTGATCTTGCAGAATTACCCAGGGACATGAGCAAAATGACTAGCCTAAGACATCTTGAAATCAGTCCATATGATAAATTGACCCATATGCCAGCTAATATGGGACAATTAAAGCTCCTTCAGACCTTGCCAATATTCATAGTAGGTAAGGATAATGGATGTGGTATAAGAGAGCTGCAAGGTCTAAACCTTGGAGGAAACTTGACTATTCGAAACCTCGAAAATGTGATGTGTGCAGCAGATGCCCAGGAAGCAAACTTGAAGAATAAGCCAAACCTTTGTATGTTGCGCTTTTCATGGGGTCAGGATATTGATCTTCAGTTAGAAGGAAATGTCGAGCAAACCCTTGAAGGTCTCCGACCACATCAAAATCTCAAAAGGTTGACCGTGGAAGAGTACATGGGTGTCAGATTTCCGTATTGGATGTGTTCTTCATCGCTTCCAAATCTGATTAAAGTTTCAGTGATTAATTGCAGAAGATGCGAACAGCTTCCCCCGCTCAGCCACTTACCATTCCTGCAGGTTCTTGTGATACGTGGAATGGATGCTGTGAAGTCTATTGGAAAGCATTTCTATGGCGACGATGTCACAGAGGCATTCCCATCACTGAAAGAAGTCACCATCCAAGATATGCCTAATTTAGAGGAGTGGTCAGGATCCAATGGAAGAGTACTCCCCTGCCTTAACCAATTAACTGTCGGGGGATGTCCAAAGTTAACAACActtccatgccttccatctccGAAAGAATTGGTATTGATGGATAGTAATGAGATGTTGTTAGGTTCAGTGGCAAACCTAACCTCACTTTCCTCCCTCAAGGTTGAAGGTTTCAGGGAGCTAAGGTCGCTGCCAGATGG GGAGCTTGGAAACCTTGCTGCTCTAGAGTCTCTGTCTATTTGTCGGTGTGATAAGCTGGCATTGTTGCCAGAGGAGTTACAAAGCCTCACCTCTCTCCGTGTGCTGTCGATTGATGGGTGCAATGGTCTAACGTCCTTGAGACTACAAGGCTTGAGCTCTCTTCAAAGTCTATTAATCCAGGGGTGTGAAAGCTTAACGAGTTTGATAGGGGGACTGCAACACCTCACTGCCTTACAATCCTTGGAAATTAAGTATTGTCGGGAGCTGGAATATTTACCAGAGGGTATGCAACACCTTACTTCCCTTCGAAAACTCACCATATGGAGCTGTCAGAAGTTGACATGTTTGCCGGAAGGGCTACGACATGTCACAACGCTGGAATATCTATCAATCGGTGGAATGACTCCGCCGGAGTGGATAGGAAACCTGTCCTCGCTTCGACGTTTGGAGATTTACCATTGTGATAAATTGACGTGTTTGCCATCAGGTTTGCAACTCCTAACAAACCTCGAACAGCTAAAAATCTGGGGTTGGCGAAGTCTAACAGCTCTGCCGGAGTGGATAGGAAACCTCTCCTCGCTTCGATATTTGGAAATTTACGAATGTCATAAATTGGAGTGTTTGCCATCAGGGTTGCAACTCCTAACAAATCTCCAACGTCTAAGAATCACAGACTGTCCCCAATTAGAGAAGCGATGCAAGAAGGAGAAAGGCGATGATTGGCACTACATAGCACACATCCCATATATTGAAATTGGATATCCCAAATATCAATCCCGGAGAGAAGGCGAATGGTGTGGACGTCTGCTGGAGTTGAAGAGGAAATGCATCAACGCTCTCCTTCCTACCTCTTCTTCCAATTGTAAGTATTACTTAATTCACTCAACCCTTTCTATGTTAgccgcggattag